A stretch of DNA from Molothrus ater isolate BHLD 08-10-18 breed brown headed cowbird chromosome Z, BPBGC_Mater_1.1, whole genome shotgun sequence:
ACCTCTTAGCTGTCTTACTTCTTAATTTCTGATTGAAACTTAGGGTTTCAATCAGAAATTAAGGAGATGCTTAGGAAATGCTCCctgtttacatttttccatcAGCTTGACCCAGTTTCTCCCCTATGGCAAGTCCAtgtgaggaaagaaagaaaccttCCAAACTTCGGAGgcattgttgttgtttttctagAATGGCTGGCAATGAAACATTCTTTGTAATGCTGTTGCTTCTCATGCCTTTTTTTAATCCTCACGCTTCTCCTTGCACTGTTTAACTGCTTCATGGAGTAACTTGACAGGGTGAAACTCTCAACTGGGTGAAACACTTAGCTGAGCTCCTTAAAATATCCTGGGACAAGTTTCAGAGGAGAGAATTTTGGTAGCTGCATAGGGCAGCATTTCACTTGAATGGAGTTGGTGGCCTCTCAATGGTACCTGGCTTCTTCTGGGATCCGTGGGGATTGCCTTCCAGGGAAGGGTGTTCCAGGCAAATCCCCCATGATAGAGGTGGTGGCCCAGCTTTGAGCACAGGGGTTCTTTGCTGTTGTGTGGATCGAGTCTTCAGCTTCCTTGGAACCCTATTATTATTCAGTGACTTTTCCTGTTGTCCTTTTAGTTCTGCTGGTTTTCTTTATCACTTGATGTCCTTATTTCTTTATCATTCATACAATTGACATTGATTGCAGGATGCAGTGgctgtttccttcctttttcaaTACTCCCCATCCCTGTAGGCTGTTGCTGAATTATGCAAGCCTTAAGTAGCATCTAAAGTGGCAATATTGCCTTTTTAGCTATGAAAGAAGTGATGCTAGGATTTCAAAGCTCAGCTCCTTAGAGGGTAAGAGGTGAAAAAAATTTtacctttctctttctttatgtCAATGTTTAAGGAGATTTTGAAGGAGTATTTTCTTGTTTGCAGTGTGAACTGCCTCAAGGTACTGGTTTGCATTCTGAAAGGCCTGTGTGAACAGCACTTCATCCTGAAAACTGTTATTCACCTTTTTCTCAACTTCAAAGGGAGGTGGTGTTGGTTTTGGCTAGAGATGAAAAACCAGTTGGGTGAATTTGCTGAGCTCTTATACTCCCAGCCTTCCTTCTTCCAACAAAGCCTTAGCTCTGCTTTTAGGAAGTGAATTTGTGATTCTGGGTATCTTGGTTACTTTTAAACTGTTGAAGTGTAGCTCTAGGCAGATTATCTCATACAAGTGTTCCATAGAAAGCTGAAGCTTCCTCTTAGCAAGCCCTTGAGAAAGAGAAGCACATCTGTTTGCAGAGACAAATGCCAGCATCCTGTGGTGTGACATGGGATGGTGAAAACGTGCCCTGTTAGaggcccaggctgtgctctgccatGGCAATGCAGCTGGGTCAAACAAGAGGGCAGCCGGAGTCCTCCTGAGGGTGGAAAAATAGGGATTTGCCCGTGGAGATGATGTTCTTCATGTCCTActcaaaagaaaaggaaacagaaaggaaaaacatggcCTCTCCCTGTATTTCAAACGGGGAAGACTGAGACTTCTGGCATAGTGTACTTTGACTCTCAAAGCTGTGTTAAAGACCAAAACTCCTGGATCCCTGGTGCAGGGAGAGGTTTTCACAGTGTCCATTTCCTCCTTTGCTTACAGCAGTTAGGCATTTACTTACATCCAAATTTCTACAGCCCAAATGGACCACACCTGTTAAATCTTGTTGCCTCTTACATGTCAGCTGCTCTGTTCTTCACATTGAACAAAAGTCCTGGAAATCTGGTGCGTGATTTCCTTTTCAGCTTTGCTGTAGCTTTGCAGTACCAGTCTTACATGTGTAGTCTGCCTTCAGGTGTAATGAACATGTATGTTTGAAATGTCTGTCCTTAGGTAGCCAACCTGGATGCAAATGAGGATTCTTTCAGTCTGAAGGAACATTTCTTTAAAGACATTCAGGAAGATTGGCCTGGCTACAGTGAAAGGGATAGACAGACATTGGAGGTGACCCTTTCTCAGTAAGTTCATTCAGGACAACAAGCATTTCAGAAAACCCTCTGGGGAAATGAAGGTCTGTTTTACCTATGAGGGAAGAGCCATGACAGTTGATATTTTTGCCTTGTAATGTGAAATATTGGACCATGCTTACAGAAAACCAGCTGCGTCTCAGAATGCCACCAGTACCAGCCCGACACCATCTCTGGGACCTTCTGAAAGAGATCCTCCACCCAGAACTGCTCAGGtattttgtgaatattttaaacCTTCTCCCCCATGTCTGCTGTTTTATCCCACTTGCTCTTGATGTCCAAGCTGTGATGTGAAGCAGTACTGTTGTCTTTATATCATATGAACCTGGAGCATGCACTTCTAATGGGATTCCTCTATGCTTTTCAAGATGGTTGCAATGTCAAAGCCTGCAACAAGCTTGCACACATGCCTTGTTTCTCATGGAGCATAGGGAACTCTGCTAAGGACAAGATGTGGACATGGTTTTGGTTCCTGGCCGTGTCTGTGCAGGCTTCTTGATGATATGGCAGCTCTAGTACTTGAAACGTGCACGGACACGCCAGTGCTACTGTTTGAAGAGAAATCTTAGGGAAGTCAGGAATAAGGACAAATTCCAGGAGTGAGGCTTTTGTAGGaaacttgtttttctctcctaaGCAGCACTTAGGCCCCCATTTTTGTTCCATGGGTGAGGAGGGAACTCTTGAGTCATGAGGCAATGCCTTGGACTTGTCAGGCTTAAAATCAAGACATGGCCTGTTTTCTTAGCAACACAAGAGGGCAAGGCAAACCCTTTGAAAGTATCTTGGAAAATGCTGCATAAAAGATTCCTTTTCTATACCTTAAAGAATTCCCTTTAAACAGAGGAGGgaggacacagctctgccttccccttctctctgtTGTTATCATCTCTGCTCTGGACACGCTGTGACCGGCAGCCACCGGCGGCTTCTTGGGGCAGCTTTAGGGAATGGTGTGGGTGTGTGACAGCAAGAGCTGAGTGTGTTCCTCGCGAGTCTAGGCAGAAACAGGGAGCAAGATAAAACCAACCTGAGCTCCCCGTTTTGGGGAAGCCTTTGACAGAGTGCTGAAGGGAGTGTGTTTCTCCCAAAGCCTGTgagccacagagcaggagaaagaCTTACTGAATACTCAGGGGAGGAAGTAGGAATGAAATAGAGAACATTTttagctgcagcagctcctcatatTGCAGGTCTTTTTAGGTAAGAAAGGTATTTTTCCAGCCATTGCCAGTTCAGAAATGCTGCGTTTTCAGAATGGGAGCAAAACTAATTGGGATCATCTTTGCAGAAACGGCCTCTGGCTTCTGACTTTCTCCATCCTGTGATGAGCAAGAAGCAGAGGATTGACCAAGAGCCCAGTGAtgtccagccagcagctggtggCCATGCTCCTTCTTCCTTGGACCTGCCTTCCACATCCTGCTCAACTTTGAACCTGCCTCCAAGTGTCAGCTCCCTTTCAAGCTCCACccctgaagaaaaacaaaaaagtggaATTCAGACACATTCTGGATTCCCAGTGTCTGCCAGGGTGCAGGGGAAGACTCCCAAATCCAAAGGTGAGAAAAGAGGATTAAACAGGCTGTCAAACATCCCACGCTTTGgatttttataaaatgcttGCCATGATCAAAGCCAAAGAGatgagcagagagcacaggcagaaaAGGAGTCACACAATCCAAGTGCCAAGGGGATTAAAGAGAGGGACCACTTTTACGTATGcttccatttaatttttactgGATATTTGTATGATTCTTTAGTCTtatccagcctctcatccaccgGCACCTCCAAGTCCTCCCCACCTTCATCCCCAAGCCTGTCTCTGGTGCCAGGGCATGTCACAAACTCAAAGATGCAGCACTTTGCACTTGCCCTGCCTGAATCTGATGAGGTTCCCAGGGTCCCAGTTCCCAAGCTTGTCCTCGTctctctggatggcatcccagGACTCTGGTGTTGGCAAACTTGCTGAGAGTGCATTTAATCCCACTGTCCATGTCATTGTTGACACAGCTCCATGCTTGAGCTTACAAACTGGGGAAATCGTATAAAAGCAGCATGcataaaaggaatttttcacaAAAAGCTCCCATCCAGTATCACTCCTTTACCAGCTTGTAATgactgtttctttttatttctttactatTTGGATTCTTATAGACCTGTGAATGCCAAACCATTAGAGGTTCAACAGCCTTGGTACATCGTTTTGTCCCAACATCTTTGTCTTCTCCAGACATCCAGTTTGAActgtttgtttctggttttcccTCCCTTtaggagaaaaagcagaggtgAGAGGAGCCCAAGAAAACAATTCAGGGCCTGTGCCTGAGAAGAAGAGGATGATGCCTGTGAGGCTTGCAGACATCGACTGGAGCGGCTGCGCTGCTGTTTACGGCCGGCCCTACAGGGACAGGGTGATTCATTTACTTGCCCTGAGGGATTACAAGGAGCCAGAGTTGCTTGCTCGGCTGCAGAGAGATGGAGTCAGGCCAAAGGACAAGGATTCCCTTGGAAAGATCCTTCAGCAGGTGAGATCTTGGAGCCTGTGCCAGCAATTCTTCCATCATGCTGTTCTGCTGTTCATAATTGTACTACTTCCTCACCTGTTCAAATTAGAGGCTTTTCCAATTCTTCTTCGAGTTAAGTTCCACTGCTTTGTCTTTCTGATAGGCGTTCATAAGAGGAATAACCATGGAAAGATGCCTTAACTCCTTCTTTCCTATTTAAAAATTCCCCATAGCCGTAGGCAGTTGCTGAATTATGCAAGCATTATTATATTAAATAGGATTATTTCCTCCATGGCCAGGAAAAAGCGTTGTGGAACCTAATCAAAGAACTCAAATTCAATGTGGATGCAGATTCAGTTGATCCCACAGTGACTTTTGAGAACTCATTCCCTGAACCTGGGCAGTTTGTTGCTGGGTttgcccagggcagtggcagggctTTTTCACCCTGAAGACATTCCCAATATAATGAGAGCCATGTTCTGCCATCCCAGCTGAAGTAGCTCCTTTAGATTGCTGTAGTTTGCATAGAGGTGGAAtgaacatttgttttcctgaatgTCTGCCTGTAGGTAGCCAACCTGAATGCAAGGGATAATTCCTTCAGTCTGAAGGAACATCTGTTCCAAACCCTTCAGACTGATTGGCCTGGCTACAGTAAAATCGATAGAGAGAATTTGAGGTTGATACTTTCTAGGTAAGTTCAGTcttttggggaaggaaaagagccTTTTCAGAAAAAGCCCAGGGAAATGAAGCCGGGATTCTTAGAATAtgctgccccagcagaggcCCATCACGGTGATGgaatccaactcctggccctgcacaggacaccagAGGCATCACACCCTGTGCCcaagagtgttgtccaaactcTTCTTGAGCTCTTGGTGCAGTGGCCACTGGCCTGGAGAGCCTGTTGCAGGGCTCAAGCACCCTCTGGGgcacaaatattttcctgatatCCTGCCTAAAGCTCCCTCAACGCAGCTTCATGCTGTTTCCTTGAGACCTGACACTGAAGGACTCTGTTTTCTATACAAGGAAAGAACTATGACAGTTGATATTTAGGCCTTGTAACATGAAATATTGGACCATCCATACAGAAAATCAGCTCCATCTCAGAacctcaccagcagcagccaagcaaCATCTCCAGGGCCTTCTGAGTGAGATGCTCCAGTAAGACCTGCTCAGgtattttgtgcatttttaacATTCTGGACTGTAGAGTAAATTTCATCAGACTTGCTGGTGGTGTAAAAGCTGTGATAGAATGTGCAGGAGCAGGCCTAAGCATCTTTTGCCTCAGACATTCTGAGTGCTGTGACAGGAAGGGTGTGACAAGAAGAGAGGATCCTGCAGGGGTGGAGCAGCATTGTTCTGAGCCAACTTTCTGCTCTGCCTAGAGACTTGAGCTCCGTCCCCAGCCTCAACTCATTCCCTGGAGAAGGGCTCCAAGGGCTGGCTCTTCATGTGTGACAGAACtgcataaaaaaaatctcttgtgcATTGGAGGCTGCACGAGGCTGAGGCAGATGGGGCCCTCTcactcccttctcccttctccctctgttTCTTTGTCCCTCTCATTGTTGACCCCAGCTCTGCACTATCCACATGGCTGGACAAAGCACAGGATCTACAGAATGGTGAtattccctccctccctcctctgccttaatttctctcctccctccctgtgcctgggcacagcatggCTGTCCTGTTCTGCTCCATCCTTGGCCCTGAGCTTTGCTGTGCTTGTGGGGAGCTTGTGGCCGTGTGCTGTGCCTTGTGAGGCAGCACCTTTGAGAAGCTCCTTGGGAGGAGCTGAGAGATGAGTAAAGGGCCCTGAGCAACAGTAAGAGCTTGTTGGGAACCACTTGTGAAACTCTCTTGTACAAATGGAAGGGCTTGTTAGCCAACAGCTTTTGAGTCTGCAGAGTGGGGAGCCTGCTGGATTTAAGACAGCTGTACCTAAAAGCACAAGGGTTTCTTGACATGTGACTGCTGTCTGTGTTCATCCTGATAAGAATTCACAATCAATCATCACACCCTGTACTGCTGGGTTATAATAGTGATGCAGTAATCTTCTTTTTAACACATAAAACTCTAAAACAGCCAGGTTCCTATTTAATAAAGGCAGTGTCTACTTCCCAAAGCCTTTTAGCAGTAGACGTGGAGAAGGACTTGCTAAGTCCTAAGATGAGACAGTAGgaatgcagcagagcagataTTTACCTGCAGGTCATCCATGTTTGACAGCTAGTTTGAGTTAAAAATGATGTATTTTCAATCTTTGCCAGTtcccaaatgctgcttttttagAATGGGAGCCAAAGCTGATCCTGATCATAGATGAAtgaattattttgctgttgttgcaGAAACGGCCTCAGGCTTCTGGCTTGAccagtcctgtgaggagcaagAAGCAAAGGATGGAGCAGTAGCCCAGTTacatccaggcagcagctggtggccACTCTTCTTCCTGGCTGCTGCATTTGACATCCCATTCTACTTCTGACCTGTCTCCAAGTCTGGGCTCCATTTCCCCTGCACCCTTAAGGTTtcaagaaaaagacaaatttggAGTTCTAGAATGCCAGCCCTTGTGTGCAGACGACTACCATGTGCAAAAAGATGTGaagagagctggggaggctgAAGCTGTAGTGTCCCTTGGATTTCAATGAAGGTATTaatgtgctgcttttcctaACTCCAGTGTGGATACCAGTGGAGTAAAACTTGATTTTTAAGAGAAGCCTCTGTATGAATTAAGGTGCAAGCAAGACCATATTTCAGAGTTAATACTACAGATGTTATTTACAAGTAAATGTGAACTAGGGAGATAGAAAGAATAAAGGAGGAGGTGGGCCAGGTGGGGGGAAGTGCTGAGATGAACACCGAGGTGGGTTAGGCCCGGACGGGccctcccttcctgcagtgcagttgcacaggctcagctgcagcagtggtgctgcatCCCCTCATCGAAtgtgcagtgcaggaggggagggagaagtgtgtgtgtgtgtgtggtacAAACGACTGGAAATTGCTCCCAGCCTGTGTCAGAGCAGGGATGTTGGCAAGGGCAGTCAggcctcctgcagctctgggctctggggcagctgcGGCCTTTGGAGCAGGCGCGGCAGGGCCCTGGGTCACACTGGATACAGCCAGGGATGCTCCGTGCAAGGCTGAGGGCAAGGCTGGCCCTGCAGGGGAGCAGTGCAGTCaggcctgtgctggggctcttGCCAGCAAATGTCACTGGGCagaaggcagcagtgcaggctaCTGCTTCTCAGGTGACTCCCAAAATGTTGAAAGGCATCTGtagttttcttttcaaaattatcCTGCACACCAGTCATGTGCATGTAGCCTGGGATGCATCTTTGGCACAAGTTGTTTTCAGTCCTGGTACTGAATTCCAACTTGTTAAAGATTTACTGCTTGTAAATATTAATATCAGGATGGCTTAAATTGTTTATTCCCTTGGGGAGGGAGATTTTGTGATCCAAAAAGAACCAGGTCTTCAGGCCCAGTGGAACAGAAGCATTGGTGTGAGAGTGTTGGGAAGTGGCATCTATTGTTCTCATTGGCACTTCATCTTGGATTTGTATCATAAGCTTGATAAACCACACTTTGTTGATTTGAGGGAGAAAGGATTGAAGAAGGTTTGACTTCTGTCAGTGGCTTTAGGCATTAATGTGTTTTGGCCTCCTTAGGAGCAGATGTGTCTtgggttgttgttgtttttgttgtggtttcAGACTTGTCTAGCGTTTGGTTTTAGGTCTGTATTACAACTGCCTCAGTTTTGCAAACTTCCCAGAAGGGTGGTGGCTCACGGAGAAAAATAGCTCAAATGTCAAACTGAGAGTATTTGTACTGTTTTACATGAATAAAACAAACTGGCCAGGCTTGGTAACCTCTGAGTGTGCCTCCAAGCTCTTTTAAAGCAAAGATCATGAAATTCTAAACTCTGCAGAAATGTTGGCATGCcctaattttcttttgatttctcCTTCCCAGGGTAGTCCCAGCTACTCTGAGATGAAGAGCAGGTGCCAGTACCTCCACAAGAAGCTGATCCACATTGAGCAATGAATGTCTGAATTTGGCCAGCAGCAAGAGGAGTCTGCATCAGCAAGGGAAAATCTCTGAACTCcggcttttttattttaaaagaagaagattagttgtttttgttaaaaacatAGGATTAGTTCCTCTAGGATTATAGAAGTTAGCATTGAACTGTAGTAATAAAGaagttgctttatttttaactccTTCTCTTGTTGTCACTCATGTCATATTCAGAGTGTCGTTCTTCTGGTCAATTCTTCTCTTCAAGACTTAGGTTTGCCCACTGAATGAGTTTTGTCAGTAGAGGGTGTTAGCCCGCTGCCTCTACTGTGAAGTTGTGcacattttaagaaaagattgcagcaaatggaaattctttatttttagaagaagCCTGTTTTCCGACCTTTCTTGTTAATTTAAGATCTTTGCCTGAAGTGGTGGAAGGTGTAGAGGTTTGTACAACTCCCTCCCACAATTGCCTTGTTCCAGAGGGTTACAGAGGAGTGCACATGGGCTGCTCTAAGGTCTCAACTGAAGTAGCTCTCAGGACTGCTTGTAAATCATGACCTCACCTTGTCAGTGAGCCAAGGAATATTCAGATCTTTGCAAGAGTTTTGTAAAACAGTTGGAGAAGTGTGGGAGACAAGGTGCTTCAAtgggttttaaaagaaaaattacgTTCAGGTGTCTCTATGGAAATGCTGTCCATTTCTTTGCGTATTTTAAACTGCTCTGTCTCAACCAGCCTTTCTAGAGAGACACAGATGTTGGTTCCTGCACAGACCTATGGGGACTGACGCCGGCAAGGAGGCCTGTTCACAGACACGAACAGgacggggctgctgtggaaagtgcctccagctgttttatttttcagtatcagTCTCATTACAGgattatgacaatgggaagatgctgGCAGCTCACATTCCAGGCAGCAGGCCAGAAtacttaatgttacaacttactttataagcttcttgaccaatcacacaaagcaaaagcatattgacagtagttctagCCAATCACCATAAGCACACAtgcctttggttaaaacaatgcttgcttatttgGAATACAATACCcacttgtaagccttaaaacacaacgCACAGAGCTCCTTTATTAAGCTttaaccttcctaatatcttgctagataagCTTTCTGCAACTTGGAGAGCTTTtcagacaagcattaatacacaggccattgttctatttgcccttgctttttctacagtttaaataatttttctgctgacctatctcatgaCTGCTGCTTTAGCTCTActcacagttctgctgtatctgaggcctgccttttgcagctttccccaaaaccttctgattttgtggattcccacaggGACTTTGAAGTCAAGTCCTTTTCCTAAGTTTCctgccatttatttatttagctgaAATGGTAGACCAGTTATCAGCAAAGCCATAACctcttttggggaaaaacagGAAATTGAAGGAGGATAACATTTGGGAAGACTCATTAGGACTGTGAATGCTTCTTTCTTCCTTGGAGAGTATGCTACCAATTCCTGAATTGTTTCCATGCAATGATGTTGAGCCCTCATACCTGAGAGACCTTGAGGTGTTTTGTGATTGAACAGCTGAGCCATCGTTGCCCTTCTGTTCTCCTTCAAGTGAAGTTCAACAAAATGTCACCTCTTAAACGTGGAAATTTGGGTCCATTTTTGCCTGGGTCAGGGGTTGCTCctacagctctgcagtgcagcagtcccaggaatgctgccatgggggacatggggtgAATTGTGCTGGGGAactgtgggaacccaggaaattcctctggctgctctggaggaCTGGGGACCCTgtcagggggctcagagaccttggcccagagcccaagacccctgtgcctttgatttagctCTTGGAAAAAACCATtaccaaccttgtatgaagaattacaagccacgaAAGTTAAAGTAGAAggatagtgaatttatcacagggtagaaaaatggatttttggggtttttagaatgggggttcagggggcaagatggaggaatctgggcgtgtccagcctttctccttcttcttggcctccaacttctgctgtgatgttggcacttttagatcggtttagagtagaagctcactgtctaaccTAGATGATCaatattggaaagtaattgtaaatattgtacacgtagtttttagtataaaaagataacaccgcccaggtgcaggcagagtgccttggactgtcttgctgagtggacctcggcaggacaggagaaagaattttatagataagatacaataaacaaccttgagaatgagaaatgaggagctctgactccttcttcgaccGCCGGgcagggaaaagagactttctaactcttcttggggtcactctgaccagcgaGAGACCCTGAGAGGGAGCCTCCCGTtggcctgggggctgctgctggttgACAGAGCAAGCAAGAGTGCTGCTGGCCAAAGGGTGAGCCGAGAATGAGGATTTTTCATGGTGACCCCTTCATGATTGATCTTTCCTTTTATGGAATTTCTTCTAACTAATTCTACACATCATAAAAAAGTTATATTTCCATGCTTTTACAAGTCTAATCTTCATGTTCTCGGCTGTTTCTATTTTCCCATCCAGTTCCCTGTGTGTTGGGGCTGGCTTCCCTAGGGGGCAGGTGTATCAATGTCCTGGTCCCATCCCCTTTTATTGCTGCAGGAGTGCTTGGGAACACTTCAAATGGTCCTTTCCACTTTTCTTTAAGTGCCTTGTTGCTGTGCTTTCTGACATAGACACTGTCCCCTGGTTGATGAGGATGTATCAGGGCATCCAAAGTAATCAGGGATGCTCATACCCAAAGTTTCAGCAGAGATGAGAGCACTTTTCACCAAGATGGTAAAAAAGGACTTCAATTATCATTTCCTATCACATGACTGCCTCTATCTTGAAGGGATAGGAACTTGGTAAGGTCTTCCATAGAGCGTTTCACGTGGGatgactttttctttaaaagccaCTGGAATTCTGATCCTCAGAAGTGGCAGGGGAAGCACTTTTGCCCACCTTATTGAAGTTTCCTGGAAAATTTTActaatttctctcttttgacTCTGATTTTTTCTCTCAGTCTTGATGCTGGGATAAGACCTCCATGGGCAGAGTAGGTCTCATTTAACTGGGAGTGTTTTGCATACATTTTGTACACTTTCAGCTATGAAATGAGAATCTTAATCTGCTGGCATTCCAAAAGGAATCCTTAATCAGAGTACTATTGATTTTTGACTGGAGGTATTTCTCTAGCTTTGTTGATGTGACAAGGAAAAGCCTCTGGCCATGCAGAAAATGTGTCCACTAAACCCAATAAGTATTTATATGTACTTTTTATTAACACAGAAAATTGTCCTTGTCATTAATATCTGGCAGTACTTCCCTGTTTTGGGATCCCGAAGGGCAGTCTTTTGTAAAACTGTGCATTGATCTATAAGCAGAGTTTACATTTCAGCTGTCACCGTCCTTGTCAGCCTAACACTAAGGAGCTGCCTTTCCAAATTGTCTCCTGTACCTTCAATACCCCAATGGGTTTCTTTGTCTTCTCTAGTTTATGTCATTATTGCTTGAGGCACTCTAACTTGTTGATTTGTTGATATGCATGACACTTAAAGACTAAATCAGACATTTAAGGATTTTGCTGAATGATTGTTTTCATTGTGGTGTTCTGTGTCTGATTTGGAAAGGCTCACAGCTTTGGAAAGAATTGCCAAGCAGATGCTTTGTTCTGCCACCTCTCTAGCAGTTTGGTCTGCTCATCAGTCTCCTTAGCTTGTCTGAACTGCTGAGCTTTGCAGTGCATTATTGCTACTTCAGCAGGGAACTGGATGCTCCCAAAGCTGTCCCTGTTTGATTGGAGATGCTGATTCCTTGCAGAAAGATTGAGGAGTACAGCAGGGTTCAAGACAGTAGCTGTCCTTAGCACCACATCATTTGTTCCAGGAGTAGCCCCCGTTACTTTAGGAAAACCAGTGAGCTCCTTTTTGCTCTACACCAGACATACCCATGTGTGGCACAtaaactgacatttttttcccatttacttTCACGCCTATTCTATCAATCAGGACTGTGGTGGCTCCTGCTCTCAGGTGCACTGGCCACCCCTTGGAGACAATGTTTTCTTCGGTGTTCTTCTAAGAATAATGCTCTTTTCCACAGGGTTCTTTCCTGCATTCCCAATCTTTGAGATAAATATGGAGTTACTGTGCAAGGCCAAGGCACTCATGTGTGAACAGGGCAAAGGGATCAGTCAAATCTGGTATCTCCACTGCAGAGGGTGTCATCAATGTCTTTTTAAGATATGGAAAGGCTGTTGGACATATTGGAGTCTGCTATAACACCTGATGGGATTCCTTTCATGGTTCATACAAAGGCTTTTCCAACAGTCCCTAACTGGGGATCCATAACCATCACAATCCAGTCATTCCCAAAAAGGGACACAGTTGTTTTACAGATGTCGGCTCTGATGTTTGAGAAAgtgcttccttcctttctgtccCTAAAATGAACTGTCCTTGTGAGTGTGGCAGCCAGGAAAGCAAACATGGGCAGATATGGACATGGTACTGAAGACAAAGACAAGATTTTGTGATATCGTAAATGAGCTTTGGATGGTAATATTCAAGCCATTTTCAATGCCATGCTTTTATTCCCTCTGCCTGTAATGGGTTCTTTGATGCCAGCTGCGTGAAATCAGGAGTAAGCTTGGGtatggggaaaagggaaagtaaAATGATCAAAAGCtgagtataaaatatttttccagatgCATCAGTAATTTCAATGGTCACCTGGAGTCAGCACAACTGTCAGCCTGGAATTGTGTTCATGGTTCTCCCTGGTCTTTCCatgtcagctcctgctgcagagcaccagggGGCCTGGGCATGCTGCAGGCTTGTTTCCTTTGAGGAGGCTGGGATGAGGAAAGGTCGGAGGGTTGTGTCAAAGAGATGATATCTGAGTGCCCGTGTACGTGCTGGAATCCTCACAGACTGAGGGGCCCACGACAGGATTGCCCAGAGCTGTCA
This window harbors:
- the ELL2 gene encoding RNA polymerase II elongation factor ELL2 produces the protein MSKKQRIDQEPSDVQPAAGGHAPSSLDLPSTSCSTLNLPPSVSSLSSSTPEEKQKSGIQTHSGFPVSARVQGKTPKSKGEKAEVRGAQENNSGPVPEKKRMMPVRLADIDWSGCAAVYGRPYRDRVIHLLALRDYKEPELLARLQRDGVRPKDKDSLGKILQQKRPQASGLTSPVRSKKQRMEQ